In Thunnus thynnus chromosome 4, fThuThy2.1, whole genome shotgun sequence, a genomic segment contains:
- the ssu72 gene encoding RNA polymerase II subunit A C-terminal domain phosphatase SSU72, with amino-acid sequence MPSHPLRVAVVCSSNQNRSMEAHNILSKRGFDVRSFGTGSHVKLPGPAPDKPNVYDFKTTYEQMYNDLVRKDKELYTQNGILHMLDRNKRIKLKPERFQNCKDKFDLVITCEERVYDQVLEDLNSREQETLQPVHVINVDIQDNHEEATLGAFLICELCQCIQHTDDMENEIDELLQEFEEKSNRPFLHTVCFY; translated from the exons ATGCCGAGCCACCCGCTGCGTGTAGCGGTTGTGTGCTCGAGCAACCAGAATCGCAGTATGGAAGCGCACAATATCCTCAG tAAACGTGGATTTGATGTTCGTTCATTCGGGACAGGGTCTCATGTGAAGCTACCCGGTCCTGCCCCGGATAAGCCAAATGTGTATGACTTCAAAACGACATATGAACAGATGTACAACGACTTGGTCCGCAAGGACAAGGAACT ATACACACAGAACGGCATCCTGCACATGCTGGACCGCAACAAGCGCATCAAATTGAAGCCGGAGCGCTTTCAGAACTGCAAGGATAAGTTTGACCTGGTCATCACCTGTGAGGAGAGAGTCTATGACCAAGTGCTGGAGG ATCTGAATTCAAGAGAGCAGGAGACTTTGCAGCCCGTGCACGTCATCAACGTAGACATTCAGGATAACCACGAGGAAGCCACGCTGGGCGCCTTCCTTATCTGCGAGCTGTGTCAATGT ATCCAGCACACCGACGACATGGAGAATGAAATCGACGAGCTCCTACAAGAGTTCGAGGAAAAGAGCAACAGGCCTTTTCTCCACACTGTCTGCTTCTACTGA
- the fndc10 gene encoding uncharacterized protein fndc10, with protein MKSQQRPSLLALSALLLCTLHQAAVSSSSTSSSASSTSSSSTAAAAAASATSPSEVTGRDNLGTPHNWLKQTNISFNYGNQSHESRPSPKLKEASGHVNRFSFNTSRGNTTTVISERAGRASWGSEKGVSPLCAYRMIEGGIGGQLCFRQTLFGYKCHKGDCRTVVSLGNLVANILINGSVLLQWTHEGESTMTGGLDVKTAVGQMSGGDSGTNLTREETLKSHTVFGVGRRHRRGGYELSCWWNGSYTQFECAGVHLGSGCRDFLLTDLHENIPYRICLRSLVRSDPAQRADQKDCVEFTLPPSGMQDIVIAMTTVGGAICVMLVIICLLVAYITENIMSPTTQHSYSYRTHSRH; from the coding sequence ATGAAAAGCCAACAACGACCATCATTGCTCGCCTTATCTGCGCTCCTGCTCTGCACGTTACACCAGGCAGCtgtgtccagcagcagcacGAGCAGCTCagcatcatcaacatcatcatcatcaacagcagcagcagcagcagcatcagcaacaTCCCCATCAGAGGTGACAGGCAGGGATAATCTGGGGACGCCCCATAACTGGCTAAAACAGACTAACATCAGTTTCAACTATGGCAATCAAAGCCACGAAAGTAGGCCATCACCAAAGCTAAAAGAGGCGTCAGGCCATGTGAATCGCTTCTCGTTCAACACCAGCAGAGGCAACACTACTACTGTGATATCTGAAAGGGCTGGCAGAGCAAGCTGGGGCTCAGAGAAAGGGGTGTCACCGCTGTGTGCCTACCGTATGATCGAGGGAGGCATCGGGGGGCAGCTCTGCTTTCGACAAACACTGTTTGGGTACAAGTGTCACAAGGGAGACTGCAGAACTGTGGTGTCTTTGGGGAACCTTGTGGCAAATATTCTTATCAATGGCAGTGTACTGTTACAGTGGACCCATGAGGGAGAGTCCACGATGACCGGAGGGCTGGACGTCAAGACCGCAGTTGGACAGATGAGCGGCGGGGACTCTGGGACAAATTTAACAAGAGAGGAAACTCTAAAGTCTCACACTGTTTTCGGTGTTGGTCGCCGTCACAGACGGGGAGGATACGAGTTGAGCTGCTGGTGGAATGGGAGCTATACTCAGTTTGAGTGTGCCGGTGTCCATCTCGGATCCGGCTGCAGGGACTTTCTCCTGACCGACCTGCATGAGAACATCCCGTACCGCATCTGCCTACGCTCCCTGGTCCGTTCAGATCCAGCTCAGAGGGCAGACCAGAAGGACTGCGTAGAGTTTACTCTGCCGCCGTCCGGGATGCAGGACATTGTGATCGCCATGACAACGGTGGGGGGAGCCATTTGCGTGATGCTGGTCATCATCTGCTTGCTGGTGGCATATATCACAGAAAACATCATGAGCCCCACGACACAGCACTCATACTCCTACCGCACTCACTCCCGCCACTGA
- the ora4 gene encoding olfactory receptor class A-like protein 4 codes for MSEVLTVDAILFGLLVFSGILGNILVIHVVFQTAVESPSQRLPPSDIILVHLSLANLLTSLFRTVPIFVSDLGLDVSLSPGWCRVFMLLWVWWRAVGCWVTLALSVFHCTTLRRQHVTFGPLAQQRERRRVWIVLGLVWGANLAFSIPALVYSTHVHGNATVELMVISCTTRPLLGCVWEFPSNEQGSAFASSSLALNEVLPLVLMIFTNLATLHALAKHIRAVTSGGHSGGTHGELDKHVSSERKAAHVIMSLVSLFVVCWALQVAAVTYYNHDGGHHAEGLLTVAHFSASLFVGFSPMVVALGHGKLRKKIMGMILRWFKIVKCHNADAEVGNESPETKGKKGKQTIFVVQKERQVINVEEKVKANK; via the exons ATGTCAGAGGTCCTCACTGTCGATGCTATTTTGTTTGGGCTCCTGGTCTTTTCTGGCATCCTAGGAAACATCTTGGTCATCCATGTG GTGTTTCAGACAGCCGTTGAGAGTCCGTCTCAGCGACTCCCTCCCTCCGACATTATTTTGGTGCACCTGTCACTGGCAAACCTGCTGACCTCGCTTTTCCGCACGGTGCCCATCTTTGTGTCGGATCTGGGCTTGGATGTGTCTCTGTCTCCGGGCTGGTGTCGTGTCTTCATGCTGCTATGGGTGTGGTGGCGAGCTGTGGGCTGTTGGGTGACTCTGGCGCTTAGCGTCTTCCACTGCACTACCTTAAGGCGGCAGCATGTCACCTTTGGACCTCTCGCACAGCAGCGGGAGAGGCGGCGAGTTTGGATTGTTCTGGGGCTGGTGTGGGGGGCTAATCTGGCCTTCTCTATCCCTGCTCTGGTATATAGCACCCATGTTCACGGTAATGCCACTGTGGAGCTGATGGTGATCAGCTGCACCACCAGGCCTCTGCTAGGCTGTGTCTGGGAGTTCCCCTCCAACGAACAGGGTTCAGCTTTTGCCTCCAGCTCGTTGGCGCTCAATGAGGTGTTGCCACTGGTGCTGATGATTTTCACCAACCTGGCAACCCTGCACGCTCTGGCAAAGCACATCAGAGCTGTTACCTCAGGGGGACACTCTGGAGGAACCCATGGGGAGCTGGACAAACATGTTTCCTCCGAACGTAAAGCAGCTCATGTAATCATGTCGCTGGTGTCACTCTTCGTGGTCTGCTGGGCCCTACAGGTCGCCGCGGTGACATACTACAACCATGATGGAGGACACCATGCTGAGGGGCTGCTGACTGTAGCTCATTTCTCTGCTTCACTGTTTGTAGGATTCAGTCCCATGGTTGTGGCACTTGGACATGGTAAGCTGAGGAAGAAAATCATGGGTATGATACTTAGGTGGTTTAAAATTGTTAAATGTCACAATGCAGACGCTGAAGTGGGGAATGAATCCCCAGAGACTAAAGGAAAGAAGGGAAAACAAACCatttttgttgttcaaaaaGAGAGGCAGGTCATAAATGTGGAGGAGAAGGTTAAGGCAAACAAATGA
- the LOC137181539 gene encoding olfactory receptor class A-like protein 4: MNRPMEENGDAELVGMGLRVSVSPAQTAFYIILVMLGILGNATVVGVIGKSVIMDRGGGRNSDIIIINMALSNLLVSVMRNTLLVISDMGLELYSSKEWCQVLMGVWVWLRSVNVWSTLFLSAFHLQTLRRVAPTIGNLQRPRGAPRTLLLSLGLIWLLNFIYSIPAHIFSTSGNMNSTETLMLVSSTTRPLLGCVWNFPSIFSGLAYATTSMVIHETIPIILMAFTNLGSLYTLYTHGRMRTSAQDAPVIKRVPAERRAAKVILALIMLFIASWGTSIISVNYFNYNRGSSAEFLLVIARFANIIFIAMSPAVLAVGHRRLRSFMKSVLDH, translated from the exons ATGAACAGGCCCATGGAAGAGAATGGAGATGCAGAGCTTGTGGGGATGGGACTTCGTGTCTCTGTGTCCCCTGCACAAACTGCCTTTTACATCATCCTGGTGATGCTGGGCATCCTGGGTAATGCCACAGTGGTTGGGGTGATTGGTAAGAGTGTAATCATGGACCGTGGAGGTGGACGTAACTCGGACATCATTATCATTAACATGGCACTGTCGAACCTGCTGGTGTCTGTGATGAGGAACACACTGCTTGTCATCTCAGACATGGGACTCGAG ctgtACTCATCCAAAGAGTGGTGTCAGGTCCTCATGGGTGTCTGGGTGTGGCTGCGATCAGTCAATGTGTGGTCAACGCTCTTTCTCAGTGCCTTCCACCTGCAGACCTTGAGGCGGGTGGCTCCTACTATTGGGAACCTTCAAAGGCCTCGGGGCGCTCCCAGGACCCTACTGCTCAGTCTGGGCCTCATCTGGCTTCTAAACTTTATTTACTCCATTCCTGCTCATATCTTTTCCACTAGTGGGAACATGAACAGCACAGAG ACCCTGATGCTGGTGAGCAGCACAACACGCCCCCTGCTGGGTTGTGTGTGGAACTTTCCCTCCATCTTCAGTGGCCTGGCCTATGCCACCACATCCATGGTGATCCATGAAACAATTCCCATAATCCTGATGGCCTTTACCAACCTGGGCTCCCTTTATACGCTCTACACACATGGCAGGATGCGCACCTCAGCACAAGATGCACCCGTCATAAAGCGAGTACCAGCTGAGAGACGAGCGGCCaag GTGATTCTCGCTCTCATCATGCTCTTCATTGCGTCCTGGGGAACCAGCATTATTTCTGTCAACTATTTCAACTACAACCGCGGCTCGTCTGCTGAGTTTCTTCTGGTCATTGCTCGATTTGCCAACATTATCTTCATTGCCATGTCACCAGCTGTTCTGGCAGTTGGCCACCGGCGGCTGCGTTCTTTCATGAAGTCTGTGCTCGATCACTGA